A segment of the Ochotona princeps isolate mOchPri1 chromosome 16, mOchPri1.hap1, whole genome shotgun sequence genome:
TGGATCTGATGTACCTGATCTCTTCCCAGGGACATCTGCAGACAGGAAAACAGTGAGTATCCTGAGCCTGGGGCTTGTCCTGGAGCCCGAAACCACCCAGGGAACCCCCAAgcagaggacacagccctgctcaCCTTACCCTGCGACCTCTGGAAGGACCTGCCTATTCTCCCTCTAGCAGCTTCTTGCCAGGCTGCTATTCTAGAGTCCTACACGTGGTCATGGACTTCTGGGATCCCAGCCTTTCCGATTgtggctgctgctcttgcagcttCCTCCAGCCCTCACCTTGGTCTCCTTATCTTTGTGGTACTTCATGGAGACCCTGAGCTGGATGAGTGCATTGCCATGCTGTGCTGTCTTCTGTCCAGTGTCATCAACAGATGCAGCCATGGTAATAGAATTATAGGCAGGCAGTttggatttttgttgttattgtttacactgagtcactccccaaatacccacaacagccaagactggaccaAACTGAAGGTATGTGCCCAGAACTATAtgggcctcccctgtgggtgacaggaaaccaCCTACTGGAGCTTCAAGTGCCACCTCCCAAGGtgtgtgcattaataggaagttggaatcagaataggagctgggactgggacacaGGCATGCTGCCATGGGTATTCCAGGCAACACCTTTACTGCACCGAGTGCTTGCCCCACTGGTAAGCTTGAAGGCAGCTGGGACGAAGGCAGAGTGCTCAAGTGAGAGTGACACCGTCAGGAAgcacctgggagggaaacagggtGTAGGAGTCTGGGCAAAGGGCAGGATGGGGGGCTGGCTTGATGGCCAGATTTGGGGCCTGAACATATGTAAGAACAAACTCAAGAACAGGAGGTTGCAGGAAGGCACTCTGGCTCAGCATTCCCTCTGAGGTGGCAGAACCAGCAGCCAGCCTACCCCTGGGAAGCAAGGAACaggaccaaacacctgctccccagGCCCCAACAGATCCTGTcttctccccacacccacctTCCTCTTCATCATCCACATAAGCGGGGGTAGAGTGGGGGTGGACAATGCTGGGGATACCTGGTGGCTGTTTCTGCTGCCAGTACCCTAGACACagcaaggtgatggctcaagcagtgggGTCTCTGCCACACCAGATCGAGTTTCCAGCTCCTTCCTAgctttggctcctgccttcggattggctcagttccagctgttgcggtcacttggggagtgaaccatcggacagaagatcttcctcactgtctctcctcctctctgtatatccacctttcaataaagataaataaatcttcaaaaaaaaaaaaggaaagatgtttATTTCCAAGGAACATGGCTAGGCATGGCAGAGCTGACCTCCGCTTTCCACCAGGGCCTGGGCCCACAGGCTGCTGCCcctgctctggcccctgcacaACAGGACAGTCACTTGTACTGTGGAGAGAGTGGGGGCACCAGCGGGGTTGCGCAGACACTCAGCATCTTGTCGATGTCTGCCTGGGCTGCCTTGTCCACCTCAGCCTTGAGGCAGTCACTCAAGCCCGCATCAGGTGAACCCTCAGGCTcctccccaggaggcagcacgTGCATGGGGGTCAGCAGCACACTGATGCAGGGCATGGCGAGGCcagagcccagctctgctgctgctgttgcaggtagCAGGGCCTGCAGTGGCTCCACCCCTGCCTCCTCGGGGACCAGGCCCGGCTCCAagtctggctcagcctcagccttgGCCTCGGCCTTGGCTTCCACGTCCTCTTCACTGGCCTGATTCAACTCAGGATTGCAGTAGTTGATATACTGGTACAGTGGCCGTAGGCGCTGGGCCTTCCCTGCAAGGACCCAGGGCAACAACTGGAGTGCCAGGCcacagtgagccagcaggcaAGGAGACAAGGGAAAGCCCCAGGGCTGCCACTCACGGTCTGGTCCCAAGACCTCTGATGGAGCAGGTGCTGCGGAGGCAAGGAGCCCGAAAGCCCCCAGGCTCTTGCGCTTCTTTGCTTTCTTGTGCTGTTTCGGGGATGGTGAGGGCTCGCTCTGGCTTCCCTCCGACTCCTCCCTCTGCAGTAACAGCCCTGGGGATAGCTCAACTTCGACCCTAGGATGAGCATGGAAGCTAGCAGCCTGTCCCACAGCCAGGGACTAAAGCCCTGAGCCCAGGGACTAGCCCTGCCAGCCTGCCCTACCCCCTACCCCAGCAGGTGACCCGTGGCAGGAGATGGGAGCCACCCTGGGAATCCACCAGGCCTCAGCCTGCAGCTCCTTCCCCCACAAGTCCCCTCACTTGACCGGCTTCCTTTTGGGCCCATGACCAGGCCTCACGGGAGTGACCATAAGCCTGGGGCCTCTCTCCTCTGGCACCACCACCTCCAGCTTGGGCTCTTGCTCCTGGGACTCGGGCTCCGAGGCAGGTCCTCTTGGACAACTGTCTTCCCCCGTGCTCCTGAAGACCTCGGTGGCTGGCACCAGGCTCTGAGCTTCCATCACTGGACACTACAAGTGACACACAGGCAACCAGTCACAGTGTCTAGGCAGACCACAGAGCCATTAGTCTGTCAATGCTGGCAAACATGAGATAGAGAACACCAGTACATAACCAGCCCAGCTTGGAAAGCCTGGCCTTGGCATTCAGGGGGTCCTCCTGGGTGCCATGGCCAGGGTGTGAAGAATACACAACCTTGGTCATCACCTCATAGAGGTTACTGGACGCCAATGTGAGCTGTGCCGGCTCCACGGCCACCTCCTCCTGGGCTTCAGGCTGCCTCCCTGCTGAGGTCATGGCTGTGCAGGGTCCACCCGTCTCCACCTGGGGAGCGGAAAGAGAGATCCCTGAGGGGCTGCACAGTTGGAGCCCCTGCGTTGACCCCAGAGACTGGCTGGGAGGCAAGCTGCGAAGATTAACTGGTGGTCTCTCCACCCATCCTCAGCTGGAACTACACGCCCCAGGAGGCTTTGCGGCGGGGTCACTGACCCCTGACCTCAGGAACGAAATCCATGTGTTGCTTGGCAACAACAACTCCCTCCTGGTTTGCTGCTGCTGGCAGCAAACCTGCTGAAGTGAGCCGGGCTCGAGGGGTTACCAGGAAGGGGGCCGCGAACCCGGAAGGGACGTGGAGTAACCTCGGGGTCGCAGAGGCGGCAAATGCGGGTCGGAGCCGGGAGGCGTGACGGGGAACTGGGAAGGGGCGCAGGACCGAGAGCGAGGCCCGGGTCTGTGTGTGGGTGGAGGGAGGGCTGGGCAGCGGGGCCCCGGGCCGGAGGTGTACAACCTGGTCACCGTTGCAGGGCGTCGAGGACAGCATGTGCGAGGGCCCGTCCCGCATCTCGGGGCCCATCCCACCGGACCCCACGCTCTGCCCCGACTACTACCGGCGGCCGGCTTCAGGTGAGTTGGGGGCAATGCGCCTGCGGCGGAGccaggcgggggtggggtggggggagtcgtCTCCCTCCCTACTGCTGAGCTCCGCGCTTGGGGCCCTTTCCCGTGCTTCAGCCCAAGGGCGTCTTGAGGGAAACGCACTGAAGCTGGACCTGCTGACCACCGACCACAGCCTGGACGCCACTCCTCCCCGAGGACCCCGCATCAGGCCCGGAGGCCAAGAGAACTTGGAGCGGGGCCGACTCGGCGTGGGTGGCGTGCTGCTGCAACTTCAGGGCATCTCTCTCAGCCCTGGAGTCTCCCCCAAGAGTAAGTCCCCGCAGAAGGAAATCCAGTCAGAAGCTGCTGTGCCTTCCCTGCCCCTGGCCGAGGGTTTGGTCCATCCATAGAAGGAGGTGGACTTGCAGGAGGAGCCTGAATGAGGTAGTGGCCAGGAGGCATTGGCCTCATATATTCTTGTATCCAATGATACCCTGGTCTTGCTATGTGCCAGGCTCTAGCCGTGCTAGGAGAACAGGGTTGAAGGCAaggtgggaaacagcaggtgaagtAAGTGGAACGCAGGAGATGATTCatggtattttttattattttaaggtttttatttatttatttttttgtattcaaaaggcagagttacagagaaaaaaaggaaagaatcttccatccattggttcacttttcaaatggccactAGTTGGGttggctgggagccaggctgttCTTCCACATAGCACACAGGATACAAGGTCCCCAGAACTCAGGCTCTGCTCCTGTGCCTactcaggcacataagcagggagctcatgggaagtggagcagtcagaacttgaaccggcgtccatatgggttgctggcaccacaggcaggggTTAGCTTACTGTGCTGTGGTGTCAGCCCCTCATATTTCTTTATTGCTGTAGAAATAGACGATAACCAGGAGGTATTTCTGTGTAGGGAAGGCAGCAAGGTGAGAAGGTCCAGTGTGTGCAAATGGCTAACATGCTTAAGTCAGGGACAGGAAGATGTCGAGGACACGAGGGGCCCTGTGTGTGAGCTAACGGAAGCCAACTGCATGGGCCCAAATAGGGCAAAGCTTGGGAGCATCTTTTCCCCAGGGAAGGATCCTAAAGACCATGAGAAGGAGAATTTGCGGCGAATCAAGGAGATCCAGCGACGCTGGCGGGAGCAGGAGCAGGGCCGGGAGCGGGGCCAGCTGCACCCCGTGAAGGCTCTGTGGCGCTCACCTAAGTATGACAAGGTGGAGTCTCGAGTCAAGGCCCTGCTACAGGTACCTCTCTCCAGGAGCTGGAAGTCCTGTTAGTCTTTTTGGCGATTTGGAGGGGTGGGTGGGGCAAGTCCTAGGGAACCAAAGGATACCAGGTTCTGCCTCAGGATGGGGCTGGGGGCGCttctcccaagtggccatagctATGCTGATCCTAAGTGGCAAGCAGGGATTGGCAGAGGGAAAGTAGGAGAAGAGAATATTCCAGAAAGAGGGCGGGCGTTTGGCCTGGTGGCGGAATCACTGATGAGGAAGTGTGTGTTTTAACCAGGTTTGAGCGAGCTCCAGCTCTCACCTCCAGCTTCAGCTGGTGCCTTTCTGGGGACGCAGTGGCCACAGTTCAAGGAGTGGTTTCCTGTCACCCCCTGGGACACATGGGCTGAGTCCTagcctcctagcttcagccagtatagccatctgggaggtgaaccagcagacaggagctttaTCTGCATGCCTcccaggaaagaaagagaaacaaacgaggtttaatgaaaacattctacaGGGTGGAACCATGCAGGTGGAAGTAGGCTGACCTGAGAGCAAGGTGACCATAGGCAAGGAGATGCTGGGCACTCGGCTGGCAGAGTGGCTTCCTGCTGCAGGTAGAAGGCAGCTGGACCCGCATTGCCAGGCCCCTCAGACCaccttcctgcttccttcctcctctttccctccttctcccttccttctttctgaaactccatccaggtttccccacAGGAGTGgtgggagcccaagtacttgggctcccacCACTGCCTCTCCGTGTTGTCTGTGTCACCGGGAAATGAGGAATGGAACCTGGACACTTTGGTGTGGGACATCTCTCTAACAGGCATCTTAATGTGTTAAGCCACCTTCTGAAAGCACaccagatctttcatccactggtccattccacaaatgcctgcaacacctgaggttgcaccaggctgaagccagaaaaccACAATtgagtcccatgtgggtgtcagaaactcaaatgcttgagccatcatctaggCCCTTCATCATGAATGTGGAGTAACAGGGAGCTACAATCAAGGGGAGCCATATGGCTGACACCATGGTGCAGTAGATTTAGCCTCTGCCTTAACTTCtgcatgggctctggttcaagttgctgctgctccactttttgtctagcaccctgctaatggcctaatgGCCCAGTCCCTGAGCTCTGCACACATTTGAGAGACCTGGGAAAAAACTCCAGGTCTCATTCTGGGCAGTAGTCTGGATGAATCACTTAGTGAGCCTGACTCGGAAGTGCCCCCTGGCGGTGGCCATGAGCTCCCACTACCCAGAATGAGGCTTTATCACACATATCAGTATCCTGCCTCACCCCTGGAGCCTTTCTTACTTCTGTCTACAGTCAGATGTCACATCTAGAGGAACTGCCACTGCCCCACCATCAGTGTCTTCTTTGCTATGCCAAATACCTACCCCAAACCACTTTTGAAACCTTTATTTTAGGACAGTGGAAAGGCAGGCCTAGGAGTATCATGGTGGGAGTCTATCTTGGGTGGATAGTGGCACCATTTTTCCATGCAAGAATTCAGAAGGATGAGCCAGCTTGTGAGAGAAGACAAGGTCACATGTGGGTGGATGGGAGCTGAAGCATGTGTGGGCCTGCCAGGGGGTGGGACTGTGTCCAGGGAACAGATGGGCATTCAGGTTGGATCCCCAAGCGAGACCCAGGCAGGACCAACAGTTGAGTCGAGGACAATAAGACCAAGGCAGTGCCCTTCTGGATTTCAGGGCCTGGAGGCCAGTCGCCAGTGACCTTGGCGGGACCACAGCCAGGAAGCACAGCTAGGAAGGAGAGCAGAGTGATAGCTGGACCAGGACTGAGGTAGAAGGAGAGGCGATTATGTGTTCATGAAGCCGTGAGAGACTCTGTCCCCGTGCCCATGAGCAGCCATgccccttttctccctccccctgccaagGGAATGGGCTCCAACAGGCATGGGGTGAGAGAAGTCCCTGAGTGCCTGGAGGGACAATGCGTGGTGGCTTGGATCTTGTCCTTAGCCTTCCTGTCCTGTCTGCTGTGCCCTGCCCTCCAGGAGCCGGGCTGTGCCCCTGGGGCAAAGCCAGCCAACTTCCTGCGGGCGCACTCCCGCTGTGGCCCTGGACTTCCACCAACTCGGGCCCCCAGCCCTCAGCTGAGCCCACGAGGTCCCCAAACTAAGGTGAGCACCATGCATAGGAACTGGGAGGTGACATGGACAGGGACCCCAGAGACGAGGGGAGGAGGGGCGTaggagcacagcacagcacagagccGATAGCCATGTCAGCCTGGCCATGTTCTACaggggcccagcctggctgtggacTTCATCAGTCACAATGCACAAGCTGCTACCAAGGCCCCCCGGCGGCTGCATTCCCGCTCACTGCAGGTCCTGAACCAGGTGCTGGAACGGCAGCAGCAAGCCCAGGAGCA
Coding sequences within it:
- the C16H16orf86 gene encoding uncharacterized protein C16orf86 homolog isoform X1; translated protein: MTSAGRQPEAQEEVAVEPAQLTLASSNLYECPVMEAQSLVPATEVFRSTGEDSCPRGPASEPESQEQEPKLEVVVPEERGPRLMVTPVRPGHGPKRKPVKVEVELSPGLLLQREESEGSQSEPSPSPKQHKKAKKRKSLGAFGLLASAAPAPSEVLGPDRKAQRLRPLYQYINYCNPELNQASEEDVEAKAEAKAEAEPDLEPGLVPEEAGVEPLQALLPATAAAELGSGLAMPCISVLLTPMHVLPPGEEPEGSPDAGLSDCLKAEVDKAAQADIDKMLSVCATPLVPPLSPQYK
- the ENKD1 gene encoding enkurin domain-containing protein 1 isoform X1 — protein: MRGVEDSMCEGPSRISGPIPPDPTLCPDYYRRPASAQGRLEGNALKLDLLTTDHSLDATPPRGPRIRPGGQENLERGRLGVGGVLLQLQGISLSPGVSPKRKDPKDHEKENLRRIKEIQRRWREQEQGRERGQLHPVKALWRSPKYDKVESRVKALLQEPGCAPGAKPANFLRAHSRCGPGLPPTRAPSPQLSPRGPQTKGPSLAVDFISHNAQAATKAPRRLHSRSLQVLNQVLERQQQAQEHYNATQKGHVPHYLLQRKDLWRQEAEARQRSQPDPSIPAGHTLMPESQRLETLDSLIQSQSQLLRELILLPAGADSLRARGHRAELEQKLVQVEEAIKIFSQAKVFVKMDA
- the ENKD1 gene encoding enkurin domain-containing protein 1 isoform X2; amino-acid sequence: MCEGPSRISGPIPPDPTLCPDYYRRPASAQGRLEGNALKLDLLTTDHSLDATPPRGPRIRPGGQENLERGRLGVGGVLLQLQGISLSPGVSPKRKDPKDHEKENLRRIKEIQRRWREQEQGRERGQLHPVKALWRSPKYDKVESRVKALLQEPGCAPGAKPANFLRAHSRCGPGLPPTRAPSPQLSPRGPQTKGPSLAVDFISHNAQAATKAPRRLHSRSLQVLNQVLERQQQAQEHYNATQKGHVPHYLLQRKDLWRQEAEARQRSQPDPSIPAGHTLMPESQRLETLDSLIQSQSQLLRELILLPAGADSLRARGHRAELEQKLVQVEEAIKIFSQAKVFVKMDA
- the C16H16orf86 gene encoding uncharacterized protein C16orf86 homolog isoform X2; this encodes MTSAGRQPEAQEEVAVEPAQLTLASSNLYECPVMEAQSLVPATEVFRSTGEDSCPRGPASEPESQEQEPKLEVVHKKAKKRKSLGAFGLLASAAPAPSEVLGPDRKAQRLRPLYQYINYCNPELNQASEEDVEAKAEAKAEAEPDLEPGLVPEEAGVEPLQALLPATAAAELGSGLAMPCISVLLTPMHVLPPGEEPEGSPDAGLSDCLKAEVDKAAQADIDKMLSVCATPLVPPLSPQYK